Proteins encoded in a region of the Prochlorococcus marinus CUG1416 genome:
- a CDS encoding DUF2232 domain-containing protein: protein MKITTKTEALNIVETSYLASLSSLLWVALYYLPIGGALLRLILPLPMILLHLRRGTKTVLEGLLIQFLLLFIIMGPVRGTLFLFPYGILAFWLGWCWFKEKSWKLSLTIGVIIGSLGFFLRVIALSTLVGENLWVLITRASYGLIEKVIGLLNLPFSPSILSIQLGAILLIIFQEIVYVLTVHLVAYSLFPRFKLTIPDPPRLLNSLVDLNN from the coding sequence ATGAAAATCACAACAAAAACTGAAGCATTAAATATTGTAGAGACCTCATATCTAGCATCTCTTTCATCTTTGTTATGGGTTGCCCTATATTATTTGCCAATTGGGGGTGCTTTATTAAGGTTGATTTTACCTCTCCCAATGATCCTGCTGCACTTGAGAAGAGGTACAAAAACTGTATTGGAAGGACTCCTAATACAATTTCTACTTTTATTCATAATTATGGGTCCCGTTAGAGGAACTTTATTTTTATTTCCTTATGGGATCCTGGCTTTTTGGTTGGGCTGGTGTTGGTTTAAAGAAAAGAGTTGGAAACTAAGTTTAACTATAGGAGTTATTATTGGATCCCTTGGTTTCTTCCTACGAGTAATAGCATTATCTACCTTGGTTGGAGAGAATCTTTGGGTGTTAATTACCAGAGCAAGTTATGGTCTAATAGAAAAAGTCATTGGATTATTAAATTTACCTTTTTCTCCCTCAATTTTAAGTATCCAATTAGGTGCAATTTTATTAATAATTTTTCAAGAAATAGTTTATGTTTTAACGGTACATTTAGTTGCATATTCTCTTTTCCCAAGATTTAAATTAACTATCCCAGATCCTCCAAGATTATTAAATAGCTTAGTTGATTTAAATAATTAA
- a CDS encoding ABC transporter ATP-binding protein, translating to MSKKVASLERISKTYGKDDLTVKALDSINLEIYKGDYLAVMGASGSGKSTAMNIIGCLDRPSEGIYKLNGIPVENLSDDQLAEIRNQKLGFVFQQFHLLSDATALENVILPMIYAGIDSEQRLERGKNALKKVGLSERMNNRPNQLSGGQQQRVAIARAIINNPAILLADEPTGALDSKTTADVLDLFDKLHESGITIVLVTHEDEVANRAKKIAKFKDGRIVELKVN from the coding sequence ATGTCTAAGAAAGTCGCAAGTTTAGAAAGAATATCTAAAACATATGGGAAAGATGATCTAACTGTTAAAGCCTTAGATAGCATAAACTTAGAAATATATAAAGGTGACTATTTAGCTGTAATGGGAGCAAGCGGCTCAGGTAAAAGTACAGCTATGAATATTATTGGATGTCTAGATAGACCATCTGAAGGTATTTATAAATTAAATGGTATACCTGTTGAGAATTTATCTGATGATCAGCTAGCGGAGATACGTAACCAAAAATTAGGCTTCGTTTTTCAACAATTTCATCTACTTTCAGACGCAACTGCACTTGAGAATGTAATTTTACCGATGATTTATGCTGGAATTGACTCTGAGCAAAGATTAGAGCGAGGTAAGAATGCCTTAAAAAAAGTTGGTCTTTCTGAAAGAATGAATAATCGCCCTAACCAATTATCAGGAGGTCAACAACAAAGAGTGGCTATTGCTAGGGCTATTATCAATAACCCTGCAATACTATTAGCAGACGAACCCACTGGAGCACTAGATTCAAAAACAACTGCAGATGTGCTAGATCTGTTTGACAAACTTCATGAATCTGGAATAACAATAGTTTTAGTTACGCACGAAGATGAAGTTGCAAATCGTGCAAAAAAAATAGCCAAATTTAAAGATGGAAGAATAGTTGAATTAAAAGTTAATTAA
- the topA gene encoding type I DNA topoisomerase yields MDHTLVIVESPTKAKTIRKFLPSNYEVLASMGHVRDLPKGAAEIPAAVKKEKWSRIGVNTTDDFEPLYIVPKDKKKVVKELKDALKGATQLLLATDEDREGESISWHLLQILKPKIPTKRMVFHEITKKAINKALDQTREIDMELVQAQETRRILDRLFGYELSPLLWKKVAPRLSAGRVQSVSVRLLVRRERERRSFKKASYWGIKASLVKDNITFETKLFSLNGQRISNGSDFDEQTGKLKQGNKSLIIGEEKVNDLLKAFSSEDWLVSKIEKKPSTRKPVAPFTTSTLQQEANRKLRLSARETMRCAQGLYERGFITYMRTDSVHLSDQAIRAARECVSSKYGKEYLSNSPRQFNSTARNAQEAHEAIRPAGEAFKTPKETNLTGRDLSLYDLIWKRTVASQMAEARLTMINAEISVGDGLFKSSGKSIDFAGFFRAYVEGSDDPSSSLEQQEIILPNLTTGICLEVTDKESTFHETKPPARYTEAALVKVLEKEGIGRPSTYASIIGTIVDRGYANISSNTLAPTFTAFAVTALLEEHFPDLVDTTFTAKMESSLDEISSGNLEWLPYLETFYKGKNGLEVKVQKTEGDIDGKAYRQVDFDDLPCVVRIGSNGPWLEGIKIDESGNEIQAKGNLPMDITPGDLDKKQVDQILSGPSDLGTDPKTGEKVFLRFGPYGPYVQLGNNDQDKAKPRRASLPKELKTDDLTLDEALVLLSLPRLLGVHPEGGVVEADRGRFGPYIKWIKNENESENRSLKKEDDVFTVDLNRALEILAMPKMGRGGQEVLKDFGKLKEFKEKIQILNGRYGVYLKCGKTNVSLAKDTDLEKFSIDDAVFLLEEKLKDKKGSISKKTKISNKITTRKKKS; encoded by the coding sequence TTGGATCACACACTTGTTATTGTTGAAAGTCCCACCAAAGCAAAAACTATTAGAAAGTTTTTGCCTTCTAATTATGAAGTTCTTGCTTCAATGGGACACGTAAGAGATCTTCCTAAAGGGGCTGCCGAAATCCCTGCTGCAGTTAAAAAGGAAAAATGGTCAAGGATAGGAGTTAATACAACAGATGATTTTGAACCACTTTATATAGTTCCAAAAGACAAGAAAAAGGTTGTTAAAGAGTTGAAAGATGCATTAAAAGGTGCGACCCAACTATTACTGGCAACTGATGAAGATAGAGAGGGAGAGAGTATTAGCTGGCATCTTCTGCAAATATTGAAGCCGAAAATACCAACTAAGAGAATGGTTTTTCACGAAATCACAAAAAAGGCAATTAACAAAGCTTTAGATCAAACTAGAGAAATTGATATGGAACTTGTTCAAGCTCAAGAAACCAGAAGAATCTTGGACAGACTTTTTGGATATGAATTATCTCCACTACTTTGGAAGAAAGTAGCTCCCCGATTATCTGCTGGACGAGTTCAATCAGTATCTGTAAGACTCCTTGTACGAAGAGAGAGAGAAAGAAGATCATTTAAAAAAGCTAGTTACTGGGGGATTAAAGCTTCTTTAGTAAAGGATAATATTACTTTCGAAACAAAATTATTTAGTTTAAACGGTCAAAGAATTTCCAATGGTTCCGATTTTGATGAACAGACTGGTAAATTAAAACAAGGAAATAAATCGTTGATAATTGGGGAAGAAAAAGTAAATGATTTGTTGAAGGCTTTTTCTTCTGAGGATTGGTTAGTCTCAAAAATTGAAAAAAAACCATCCACCCGTAAGCCAGTAGCTCCATTTACAACTAGTACATTGCAACAAGAAGCAAATAGAAAACTTCGTTTATCTGCGAGAGAAACCATGAGATGCGCACAAGGTCTATATGAGAGAGGTTTCATAACATATATGAGAACTGATTCAGTTCATCTTTCCGACCAAGCCATAAGAGCTGCTAGAGAATGTGTTAGTTCTAAGTATGGAAAAGAATATTTATCTAATTCACCAAGACAATTTAATTCAACTGCAAGAAATGCTCAAGAGGCACACGAAGCTATTAGGCCAGCTGGTGAGGCTTTTAAAACACCAAAGGAAACTAACCTAACTGGTAGAGACTTATCTCTTTACGATTTGATTTGGAAAAGAACTGTAGCTAGTCAAATGGCGGAAGCAAGACTAACTATGATCAATGCTGAAATTAGTGTAGGGGATGGATTATTTAAATCGAGCGGGAAAAGTATTGATTTCGCAGGATTCTTCAGAGCTTATGTCGAGGGTAGTGATGATCCGAGCTCATCACTTGAACAACAAGAAATAATTCTCCCAAACTTAACAACTGGAATATGCCTTGAAGTTACTGATAAGGAATCTACTTTTCATGAAACTAAACCACCTGCAAGATATACAGAGGCTGCATTAGTTAAAGTCCTTGAAAAAGAGGGAATTGGAAGACCTTCTACCTATGCAAGCATTATTGGGACAATTGTGGATAGAGGCTATGCAAATATATCTTCCAACACTTTGGCCCCAACATTTACAGCTTTTGCTGTTACTGCTCTATTAGAAGAACATTTTCCTGATCTAGTAGATACGACGTTTACTGCAAAAATGGAATCTTCCTTGGATGAAATATCTTCAGGTAATCTAGAGTGGCTACCATACCTCGAGACTTTCTATAAAGGTAAAAATGGTCTGGAGGTGAAAGTACAAAAAACAGAGGGAGATATTGATGGCAAAGCATATAGACAAGTTGATTTCGACGACCTCCCTTGCGTAGTCAGAATAGGCTCTAACGGACCTTGGTTAGAGGGTATAAAAATTGATGAATCTGGTAATGAAATTCAGGCAAAAGGTAATCTCCCAATGGATATTACTCCGGGAGATTTGGACAAAAAGCAAGTTGATCAAATTCTAAGTGGTCCATCAGATCTTGGAACTGATCCAAAAACTGGTGAAAAAGTCTTTTTAAGATTCGGCCCCTATGGACCTTACGTCCAATTGGGAAATAATGATCAGGATAAAGCCAAACCAAGAAGAGCTTCATTACCCAAAGAGTTGAAAACTGATGATCTAACTTTAGATGAGGCTCTAGTACTTTTAAGTTTGCCTAGATTGTTAGGAGTTCATCCTGAAGGGGGTGTTGTTGAGGCTGATAGAGGAAGATTTGGACCTTATATAAAATGGATTAAAAATGAAAATGAGTCTGAAAATAGATCATTAAAAAAAGAGGATGATGTTTTTACAGTTGATCTAAATCGAGCATTAGAAATTCTTGCAATGCCAAAGATGGGTAGAGGTGGTCAAGAGGTACTTAAAGACTTTGGAAAACTAAAAGAATTTAAAGAAAAAATCCAAATATTAAATGGAAGATATGGGGTTTATTTAAAATGTGGCAAAACTAATGTTTCGCTTGCCAAAGATACTGATTTAGAAAAATTCTCCATAGATGATGCCGTATTCCTTCTAGAAGAAAAACTAAAAGATAAAAAAGGATCTATTTCAAAAAAAACAAAAATAAGTAATAAAATAACTACAAGGAAAAAGAAAAGTTAG
- the hisF gene encoding imidazole glycerol phosphate synthase subunit HisF, with protein MVALRLIPCLDVANGRVVKGVNFVNLRDSGDPVELACRYSDEGADELVFLDIRASVENRNTLVDLVSRTAKSVKIPFTVGGGIDSVSSINDLLRAGADKVSLNSSAVRNPDLISKSSKEFGNQCIVIAIDARRKLNKVDQWEVYIKGGRENTGIDVLSWAKKVEELGAGEILLTSMDGDGTQNGYDLHLTSSVANIVNIPVIASGGAGCLEDIYDVFKEGRASAALLASLLHDKKLTLQEIKTFLREKKLQIRPYE; from the coding sequence ATGGTAGCTCTTCGTTTAATTCCTTGTTTAGATGTCGCCAATGGCAGAGTCGTAAAAGGTGTAAACTTTGTTAACTTGCGAGACTCAGGAGATCCTGTTGAATTGGCTTGTAGGTATTCTGATGAAGGTGCAGATGAATTAGTATTTCTGGATATTAGAGCAAGTGTTGAAAATAGAAATACATTAGTTGACCTTGTATCTAGGACTGCAAAATCAGTAAAAATCCCTTTTACAGTAGGTGGCGGTATAGATTCTGTTTCTTCTATTAATGATCTTTTAAGAGCAGGAGCCGATAAAGTTAGTTTAAATTCTTCGGCTGTTAGAAATCCTGATTTAATTTCTAAAAGTTCTAAAGAATTTGGTAATCAATGCATTGTGATAGCAATTGATGCTAGAAGAAAACTTAATAAGGTTGATCAATGGGAGGTATATATAAAAGGAGGGAGAGAAAATACTGGAATCGATGTATTAAGTTGGGCAAAGAAAGTTGAAGAATTAGGTGCAGGGGAAATTTTGCTAACTTCAATGGATGGTGATGGCACACAGAATGGATATGATTTACATTTGACTTCATCTGTTGCGAATATTGTTAACATCCCAGTAATTGCTTCTGGAGGAGCAGGCTGTCTAGAAGATATCTATGATGTTTTCAAAGAAGGTAGGGCATCTGCAGCACTTTTAGCATCATTACTGCATGATAAGAAACTTACTTTACAAGAAATAAAAACTTTCCTCCGAGAAAAGAAACTTCAAATTAGACCATATGAATAA
- the chlG gene encoding chlorophyll synthase ChlG — MNDPKQLLGIKGASETSSIWKLRIQLMKPITWIPLIWGVICGAAASGNFEWTFSNVLASLACMLMSGPLLAGYTQTINDFFDKEIDAINEPNRPIPSGKISIKDVKIQIWVLLIAGLIVAFLLDLYAKHNFPSVLLLALGGSFVSYIYSAPPLKLKQNGWLGNYALGASYIALPWWAGQALFGKLTIVTALLTLAYSLSGLGIAVINDFKSVEGDSKLGLNSLPVVFGIKNASRISAGLIDIFQLAMVVVLVIIGQHLASVILVLLVIPQITFQDMWLLRDPLKFDVKYQASAQPFLITGMLVTALAIGHSFLVA; from the coding sequence GTGAATGATCCAAAACAACTATTAGGTATTAAGGGGGCCTCTGAAACTTCAAGTATATGGAAACTCCGTATACAGTTAATGAAACCAATAACATGGATCCCTTTGATATGGGGAGTTATTTGTGGGGCAGCTGCGAGTGGAAATTTTGAATGGACATTTAGTAATGTTTTAGCTTCACTAGCCTGCATGTTAATGAGTGGGCCGCTTCTGGCAGGTTATACACAAACCATAAATGATTTTTTTGATAAAGAAATTGACGCAATTAACGAACCAAATAGACCAATTCCTTCTGGAAAAATTTCAATTAAAGATGTCAAAATTCAAATCTGGGTATTACTTATTGCAGGCCTAATAGTTGCTTTTCTATTAGATTTATATGCTAAACATAACTTTCCCTCCGTCTTACTTTTAGCATTAGGAGGATCTTTTGTTAGTTATATATATTCTGCTCCACCTCTTAAATTAAAACAAAATGGTTGGCTTGGAAATTATGCATTAGGCGCATCATATATAGCTCTACCTTGGTGGGCAGGACAAGCATTGTTTGGGAAATTAACTATTGTGACGGCATTACTAACACTTGCTTATAGCCTATCTGGACTTGGTATTGCTGTTATTAATGATTTCAAAAGCGTTGAAGGAGATTCAAAGCTAGGCCTGAATTCATTACCAGTAGTATTTGGAATTAAAAATGCAAGTAGAATAAGTGCAGGACTGATTGACATTTTTCAATTAGCAATGGTAGTGGTATTAGTAATTATTGGTCAACACTTAGCCTCTGTAATTTTGGTTTTATTGGTAATTCCACAAATCACCTTTCAAGATATGTGGTTACTAAGAGATCCTTTAAAGTTTGATGTCAAATATCAAGCAAGCGCTCAACCATTTCTTATAACTGGAATGTTAGTTACAGCTTTAGCGATAGGACATAGTTTTTTAGTTGCTTAA
- the ubiE gene encoding bifunctional demethylmenaquinone methyltransferase/2-methoxy-6-polyprenyl-1,4-benzoquinol methylase UbiE gives MKFTKTIEVKNIFNKISYKYDFLNNLLSFGLHKLWKRKLVNLLDPLNGEDWADLCCGTGDLAFLISKRVSPRGSITGFDSAKGILNIAKKKSELKKNKFIKWEIKDVLEIDDCSKNFDGICMSYGLRNLNNVEEGIKKVFYLLKDKGRAGFLDFNHSTKNSLSNIFQKIYLRLIVVTISRIFNLSKEYAYIENSIRHFPKKNELIKIAKEVGFQKAEYRTIFWGQMGILILAK, from the coding sequence ATGAAATTCACAAAAACTATCGAAGTCAAAAATATATTTAATAAAATTTCCTATAAATATGACTTTTTAAATAATCTATTAAGTTTTGGACTACACAAATTATGGAAAAGGAAATTAGTTAATTTATTAGATCCTTTAAATGGTGAAGATTGGGCTGATTTATGCTGTGGCACTGGAGATTTAGCATTCTTAATTTCTAAGAGAGTAAGTCCAAGGGGCTCAATTACTGGGTTTGATAGTGCAAAGGGCATCTTAAATATTGCAAAGAAAAAATCAGAGCTAAAAAAAAATAAATTTATTAAGTGGGAAATTAAAGATGTTTTAGAAATTGATGATTGTTCGAAAAATTTTGATGGGATTTGCATGTCCTATGGATTAAGAAACTTGAATAATGTTGAAGAAGGAATAAAAAAAGTTTTTTATCTTTTGAAGGATAAAGGAAGGGCAGGATTCCTAGATTTTAATCACTCAACAAAAAATTCTTTATCTAATATTTTTCAGAAAATATATTTGAGGCTTATTGTAGTAACCATTTCGCGGATTTTTAATTTAAGTAAAGAGTATGCATATATTGAAAATAGTATTAGACATTTTCCAAAGAAAAATGAGCTTATAAAAATTGCTAAGGAAGTTGGATTTCAAAAAGCTGAATATAGAACTATTTTTTGGGGTCAAATGGGAATATTAATTTTAGCTAAATAA
- the cobT gene encoding nicotinate mononucleotide-dependent phosphoribosyltransferase CobT — translation MYSSELGINFFGNECKKKRKINRIEILKKNINNFKIFLVIAGTNTSQIPGISAAGINAKSRRITALADAEFLLKGASKYHKYKLPLLNAGVTPALISYVCLKLINVYPVVVPLGIGVKPYFNHLVVEDRDLGPSKCLTTGKSMTKERVLNLYERGLSIGKSSKQPILISESVPGGTTTAHAVMEAFGLRVSNLVGSSLFKAPRELRRKVVQRGLLNANLTNDFNSFDVVASVGDPFQAFSVGLLIGARLANQPVILSGGSQMLAVIVLVLEFLDVKNKDEFIENVFIATTGWLVKDNSLNDLIKLINEKYDVDLVGLASPLNFKASKYKELKDYELGHVKEGVGAGGISILAFLKGFKNNEIVSLCQQNLEMMKSLGQISLEKDC, via the coding sequence ATGTATAGTTCAGAATTAGGTATAAATTTTTTTGGTAATGAATGCAAGAAAAAAAGAAAAATTAATAGGATAGAAATACTGAAAAAGAATATAAATAATTTCAAAATATTTCTTGTAATTGCAGGAACTAATACCTCTCAAATTCCAGGTATCTCAGCAGCAGGTATTAATGCAAAATCTAGAAGAATAACTGCTCTTGCAGATGCCGAATTTTTGCTTAAAGGTGCTTCAAAATATCATAAATATAAATTACCTCTACTCAATGCAGGAGTAACTCCTGCTCTAATAAGTTATGTTTGTTTAAAGCTTATTAATGTTTATCCAGTTGTTGTTCCTTTGGGAATAGGAGTAAAGCCTTACTTTAATCATTTGGTTGTAGAAGATAGGGATTTGGGACCATCAAAGTGTCTTACTACTGGTAAATCAATGACTAAAGAGAGAGTTTTAAATCTCTATGAAAGAGGTCTTTCGATAGGGAAATCTTCAAAACAACCTATTTTGATTTCGGAATCTGTACCAGGCGGCACCACCACTGCTCATGCAGTAATGGAAGCTTTTGGTTTACGAGTATCTAATTTGGTAGGTAGTAGTTTATTTAAAGCTCCAAGAGAACTGAGAAGAAAAGTAGTTCAAAGAGGACTTTTGAATGCAAATCTCACGAATGATTTTAACTCTTTTGATGTCGTTGCATCCGTTGGAGATCCTTTCCAAGCTTTCTCAGTAGGTTTATTAATTGGTGCTAGGTTAGCTAACCAACCCGTTATATTATCTGGTGGAAGTCAAATGTTAGCTGTTATTGTTCTTGTCTTAGAATTTTTAGATGTAAAAAATAAAGATGAATTTATAGAAAATGTTTTTATTGCAACAACTGGGTGGCTAGTAAAAGATAATTCTCTAAATGATTTAATAAAATTAATTAATGAGAAATATGATGTCGACTTAGTAGGTTTAGCAAGTCCTTTGAATTTTAAAGCTTCAAAATACAAAGAATTGAAGGATTATGAATTAGGTCATGTAAAAGAAGGAGTAGGAGCTGGTGGAATATCAATACTTGCTTTCTTAAAGGGATTCAAAAATAATGAAATAGTTTCACTTTGTCAACAAAATTTGGAAATGATGAAGAGTCTAGGTCAAATTTCTTTAGAGAAGGATTGTTGA
- a CDS encoding DUF721 domain-containing protein, translated as MDKKYLPIVNRRNPHQLKNCLDNFKKSWGDLDKLSKINEHWKDLIGSELFQECKPLNIEKKIFTIAVNHPQWRQALIYNKHKLKERIEKIGITLNEIKIIQNYELKNKNIKATNAKIVWAKHPSRIDQNNMIICRLCNSPTPQGEIKRWGKCSFCWRRHK; from the coding sequence TTGGACAAAAAGTATTTGCCAATAGTGAATAGAAGAAATCCACATCAATTAAAAAATTGTCTTGATAATTTCAAAAAATCATGGGGGGACTTAGATAAACTTTCTAAAATCAATGAACACTGGAAGGACTTAATCGGTTCGGAATTATTTCAAGAATGCAAACCATTAAATATTGAAAAAAAAATATTTACAATTGCAGTAAATCATCCACAGTGGCGGCAAGCATTAATCTATAACAAGCATAAATTAAAAGAGAGAATCGAAAAAATTGGCATAACTTTGAATGAAATAAAAATAATACAAAATTATGAACTTAAAAATAAAAATATTAAAGCTACTAATGCAAAGATAGTTTGGGCTAAGCATCCAAGTAGAATCGATCAAAATAACATGATAATTTGTAGGCTATGTAATTCCCCAACTCCCCAGGGTGAAATTAAACGATGGGGAAAGTGTTCTTTTTGTTGGAGAAGACATAAATAA
- the petP gene encoding cytochrome b6f subunit PetP, with amino-acid sequence MAETKFLPKIGSKIKINIDKVKDRLPAKLIDQISSNPKVVITGYKMADGGSIGITAKFQDGQQNWFFPEEIEKG; translated from the coding sequence ATGGCTGAAACAAAATTTTTACCCAAAATCGGTAGTAAAATCAAAATTAACATTGACAAAGTAAAAGATAGACTACCAGCGAAATTAATTGATCAAATATCTTCTAATCCTAAAGTCGTAATAACAGGCTATAAAATGGCTGACGGCGGGAGTATTGGAATCACTGCAAAATTTCAGGATGGTCAGCAAAACTGGTTTTTCCCAGAAGAAATTGAGAAGGGTTAA
- a CDS encoding biotin--[acetyl-CoA-carboxylase] ligase — MKVIGSAAKTVFYLKKIQGQYPSWRLHYKIKCKSTEHELSNWLRYSEIKRNQPVAIIAREQFSGFGQNSKIWVSKKGGIWLSAAYPIFSKEFTSQIFNLSLGIKICEMLRQDNINVCLKWPNDIFVGSKKLIGFLPRVITRGKETIYVRIGLGMNVLNQTPSEGISLSKVLKTKNINQDYWTAKVIKAFHDSIECNNKKEYVIKSANKFLTKRFLPSGFCPQTWKIKDIDSNGNLRIQNDTQEKVLRRF, encoded by the coding sequence GTGAAAGTTATTGGATCTGCAGCTAAGACAGTCTTTTATTTAAAAAAAATTCAGGGTCAATATCCAAGTTGGAGACTTCATTACAAAATAAAATGCAAAAGTACTGAACATGAGCTATCTAACTGGCTTAGATATTCTGAAATCAAGAGAAACCAGCCAGTTGCGATAATAGCAAGAGAACAGTTCTCAGGTTTTGGCCAAAACTCAAAAATTTGGGTTTCCAAAAAAGGAGGGATTTGGTTAAGTGCAGCTTACCCAATATTTTCAAAAGAATTTACAAGCCAAATATTTAATTTGTCTTTAGGAATTAAGATATGTGAAATGCTTAGACAAGATAATATAAATGTTTGTTTGAAATGGCCAAATGATATTTTTGTTGGTTCAAAAAAGTTAATTGGATTTTTACCGAGGGTGATAACAAGAGGCAAGGAAACTATCTATGTAAGAATAGGTCTTGGAATGAATGTTTTAAATCAAACTCCATCAGAAGGTATTTCATTATCAAAAGTACTTAAAACTAAGAATATTAATCAAGATTATTGGACAGCAAAAGTTATTAAAGCTTTTCATGATTCAATTGAATGTAATAACAAAAAAGAATATGTAATCAAATCGGCAAATAAGTTCCTCACTAAAAGATTTTTACCTAGTGGTTTCTGTCCTCAAACATGGAAAATTAAAGATATTGATTCGAATGGGAATTTAAGAATTCAAAATGATACTCAAGAGAAGGTACTGAGAAGGTTCTGA
- a CDS encoding NAD(P)H-quinone oxidoreductase subunit N encodes MPNEIFTINLNAQAIIPEAFILLGIVGTLLVDLAGEKTASKWAPIICYLSIGSSLFSLALQWSNPVNSAFLGSFNSDNLAIAFRAIISLSTLVSLLISWRYTEQSGSPIGEFAAIILSATLGAMLLCGSTDLISVFISLETLSVASYLLSGYLKRDPRSSEAALKYLLVGSAAAAVYLYGSSFLYGLSGSTNLVTIGLEIINKPSFITSLALVFVLSTVAFKIAAVPFHQWTPDVYEGSPTPVVAFLSVGSKTAGFAFAIRILSTSFSSFDEEWKLLFTILAILSMALGNVVALAQTSMKRMLAYSSIGQAGFVMIGIVSGTQDGLSAAVLYLAAYLFMNLGAFSCVILFSLRTGSDRISDYSGLYQKDPLITLGLSLCLLSLGGLPPMLGFFGKIYLFFAGWANHQYLLVIVGLVTSVISIYYYISVIKMMVVKEPQEASEIVKSYPEINWAIVGLPPLRIALYTCVAVTALGGILSNPLFKLANTAVSETPFLHDIIAITNNIS; translated from the coding sequence GTGCCCAACGAAATCTTTACAATTAATTTAAATGCTCAAGCCATTATTCCCGAGGCTTTTATTTTACTGGGTATTGTTGGGACTCTTCTTGTAGATCTAGCAGGTGAAAAAACTGCATCAAAATGGGCACCAATAATTTGCTATTTGTCAATTGGCAGCTCTCTTTTTAGTTTGGCCTTGCAATGGAGTAATCCAGTAAATAGTGCATTTCTTGGTTCCTTTAATTCAGATAATTTGGCAATCGCATTTAGAGCAATAATATCTTTATCAACTTTAGTTTCTTTACTTATCAGTTGGCGTTATACAGAACAAAGTGGTAGCCCTATTGGGGAGTTCGCAGCGATAATCCTTTCGGCGACTCTAGGAGCAATGCTTTTGTGTGGATCTACTGACCTTATTAGTGTTTTTATATCTCTTGAGACTTTATCTGTAGCAAGCTATTTACTCTCTGGTTATCTCAAAAGAGATCCGAGGAGCTCAGAAGCAGCTTTAAAATATCTTCTCGTTGGATCAGCTGCTGCAGCAGTTTATTTGTATGGATCCTCATTTCTTTATGGATTAAGTGGTTCAACAAACTTAGTAACAATAGGTTTAGAGATTATCAACAAGCCATCATTCATTACTTCTTTAGCTCTTGTATTTGTCTTGTCAACAGTTGCATTTAAAATCGCTGCAGTTCCCTTTCATCAATGGACTCCAGATGTATATGAAGGATCACCTACTCCTGTAGTAGCTTTTTTATCTGTTGGTTCAAAGACAGCAGGGTTTGCATTTGCAATAAGAATATTGAGTACTTCTTTTTCTTCTTTCGATGAAGAATGGAAACTTCTGTTTACTATATTAGCCATATTGAGCATGGCTCTAGGAAATGTTGTAGCTCTTGCTCAAACCTCAATGAAAAGGATGTTAGCTTATAGTTCTATTGGACAAGCAGGATTTGTAATGATTGGAATAGTATCTGGGACTCAAGATGGTTTATCAGCTGCTGTTTTATATTTAGCTGCATATTTATTTATGAATTTAGGTGCTTTTTCGTGTGTAATCCTTTTCTCTCTCAGAACAGGTTCTGACAGAATTTCAGATTACTCAGGACTTTACCAAAAAGATCCTCTCATTACATTAGGCTTAAGCCTTTGTCTTCTTTCTCTTGGAGGATTACCTCCAATGTTGGGATTTTTTGGAAAGATATATTTGTTCTTTGCAGGTTGGGCTAATCATCAATATCTATTAGTAATCGTTGGTCTAGTAACTTCAGTCATCTCTATTTATTACTACATTTCAGTAATAAAAATGATGGTAGTTAAAGAACCTCAGGAAGCTTCTGAAATAGTTAAATCATATCCTGAAATAAATTGGGCAATTGTAGGATTACCTCCCTTAAGAATTGCACTTTATACTTGTGTGGCGGTAACAGCTCTAGGAGGAATACTATCCAACCCTCTTTTTAAATTGGCCAACACAGCAGTTTCAGAGACTCCTTTTTTACACGATATTATTGCTATAACAAACAACATTTCCTAG